The Nakamurella antarctica genomic interval GATGACGGACTCATTCTGTACGTCAATGGTCAGGAGATCGGAAGATCCAACGTGATCAGCGGCCCAGATTCCCACGATCTTTTCGCCAGTTCGTCTTTCTTCGGGCCGGTGACCTACACGATCCCCGCGTCCCTACTGCGCGTGGGCACCAACGACATCAGCGCCTCCGTCCACCTGAACTTCCGGGCGACACGAGCGATCTCCTTCGATGCTCGGGTGCAGATTCTGACCCCCGACTTCTCCACGCCCCCACAATCTGAGGCTTGTCCGATAGCCGCAACTGAGCTGCTTGCCGCTGGTTCGACATGGTCGTGGCAGTTCAAGACTTCGGCGCCGGGCGGTAACTGGGCCGGAGTTGGGTTTGACGACTCGGCCTGGTCGACAGGCCCCGCGCCGCTGGGTTTCGCGGCGAAAGGTGTCGTCTCCAACATCGCCCCTAAGGGTGTGCGTCCTGGGCCACGGGTAGCTTATTTCCGGAGTGATTTCACAGCGCCCGCGCTCTCCGGCACCGAGTCGGTAGTGGTCAACACTGTCGCCGACGACGGGGTGGTGATGTACGTCAACGGGGTCGAGGTTGGCCGCTCGAACGTGATTGCTGGCCCGGACTCGAACATGTTGTTTGCCAGTACGTCCTACAAGGGACCCGTTTCCTTCGATATCCCCGTAGCGCTCATCCACGAGGGCCAGAATACGATCAGCGCGTCAGTCCATCTGAACTATCGGGCCACGAGGGCAGTGGCCTTTGACGCTGAAATCGAAATGTTGACGCCTGCTGCGGCTCCTCCCGCGGCGCCGACCAGCCCCACACCGGAATCTGTCGCACCTTCCCCGGAAGCCAGTGCGTCAACTGAGCCGCCAACTACAGCGCCCGCAACCACTACGCAGATCAACGAAACACCTACGTCCAGTGCCGCTACGGCCTTGACGTCGGAATCGCCTCTGAGTGAAGCCGTGCCCCAGACTGGCGCTCAGACGACTGGCGCTCAGACGACTGGCGCTCAGACGACTGGCGCTCAGACGACTGGCGCTCAGCCCCCAGTCTCTGCGGTTCCTGCCGCGCCGGCAGCTTCGGCAACGTCACCGGAAACTATCCAGGTCAGCGGGGCGAGTTCAGCTGCCCCCTCGACCACTATCTCCTTAGTACCCGCCACCAGTTCCACACTGGGGGCGCCGCCACCGGCAGATCCGGCGGTGCTGGCGAATTGGGGCGCCCCGGTATTTCGGGACGAGTTCAACGCCACCACGGTGGACTCGACCAAGTGGCGCGTTCGCGACAAAACTCGCCTAGCCTACGATCAGGCGATTATTTCAGCGTCCCAAGTCAAGGTGGCTAACGGCAACCTCAGTATTGCCACCCAGTGGCTTGCCAATCCTGTTCTCGGCACGGAACGCCCGAGGTACTTCAATACCGGGTACATCGACACCATTGGGCTATTTTCGCAGCGTTACGGGCGATGGGAAATGCGTGCGAAGCTGCCGTTGGTGACGGGGGCCTCAAGAGGCATCTGGCCCGCCTTCTGGCTTCGAGACTCTCGCGGGTTGGGTGAGATCGACATCATGGAGGCGATCGGCGCTCCCCACGACCAGATGGGGTCGCAACCCGAGGGCACCTTTTCCAGCACCGTGCATCAGTCCACCAACCACGAAGCTGGCACAGTCAGAGTCAGCACTTTGAATAAAAAACTTCCGACTGTAATAGGCGGCTACCACACGTGGGCGCTGGAGTGGGACCCTGCGGGGATGCGCTTTTATTACGACGGTGCGCTGGTGTGGGCGCCGACTACCAAAGACAACCCGTGGTTCAACACCGCGTTTACCGATGCAGGGGTCAATATTCGCATCGATACACAGGTTGGGTTTTGGTGGATGGGGTACGCAGATCCGCTCCACAAGGAATGGACTACCGATGCGTCCTACGATATCGACTACGTCCGGGTGTGGAAATACAATCCTTGACAGTGAGGGCGGCCTCGGAATAGTTGCAAGTGGCCCACTTGTGATGTGATCGATTCGGCGAATGCGAGTGCGTGTAATGGTGGGGACGGCCGCAGATTCCGCGGATAAATTGTCGTATTCAGCGGCCGTCAGACAGCTCGCCCATGCGCAAAAGCCGGGGCTGGGAGTTCCGGCGTACACGCGCTGGGTGAATAGGCGGATGGCAAAGTATGTCGCGGCCCTCGCCTACCGCTGGGGCTTGACACCCAATATGGTGAGCGTCATTAGCGCAGCGATATCAGCGGTCGGAATCACGGTTCTTGTGCTGATCCGGCCTACCTGGTGGAGCGGGGTGGCTGCCGCTGTGCTCTTCGCGTTCGGGTATCTTCTCGACTCTGCAGATGGTCAGGTAGCCCGCTTGACGGGTCGATCGGGTCCGGCGGGGGAATGGGTCGATCACGTGGTTGACGCGATCCGGATTCCAGCCATCCACCTCGCGGTCATGGTCGGAATCTTTCGGAGTGCAGGTCTGCCGGATTGGACGCTGGTGCTGCCGATTCTGTACTGCCTCCAAGCGGTAGGGCTGTTTATGAGTCAGATTTTGGCAGAGCAACTTTCAAAGTTCCATGGGCTCGCAGTGACCGCGCCGGGGACCGGGCGGCGCCAATCCTTCGTGCTGATCCCGACGGATACGGGAACTTTTTGCTGGCTGTTCGTGGCCTGGGGCAATCCACAGTTATTTCTCTGGCTCTACGCGGCGATGCTGGTTGTGAACTCCGCGCATGCAGCGATATCCATGCGACGCAAATACAAGAAATTGCTTCAAATAGGCAGTCCCACAGCCGGGTAAATCAGTTCCGTCCAATCGTGATCCCTCTAGCAGCGAAGGACTTCTCCTCGTGACTGCACCTGTTAACCCACCTCTGGTGAGCGTGATCATTGCTACTCGCGGGAGGCCCGAACTGTTGAGGGTGGCGGTGCGAGCCATTCTTGCCCAAGACTATGAGGGTCCTATCGAGTTGATCGTTGTGTACGACAACATTGAAATCGATCGGCTTGGCGATATCGAGGTTCCAGCGCGGCGGAGCCTGACCACGATCTCCAACGCCCGGACCCAGGGTCTGGCCGGTGGGCGTAATACCGGCATCGAAGCTGCTCACGGCGAATACGTAGCGTTTTGTGATGACGATGACCATTGGTTGGCCCCGAAGCTATCGCGGCAAATGGCCATCTGGGAATCTGACCCACACGCCGCCCTCGTCGGGTCCGGCATTCGGATCCACACCGAAAAAGGCGAGCATGTTCGCCTTCCGCCCCGTCGGGTGATGTTCGCCGACTTGCTCAAGTCCCGGATTACCGAACTGCACCCTTCCGGGTTTTTGATGCGACGGTCCGGCTTGGTTTCGGGGTACGGGTTGGTGGACGAGGAGTTGCCGGCGTCCTACGGCGAGGATTATGACCTCCTACTTAGGGCCGCTCGCACTGGTCCCGTGCTCAGTGTTACCGAGCCGCTGGTAATCGTTAACTGGAACCGGCCCTCCTTCTTCTCCGGCAAATGGGAGGGGATCGCCGCAGGGCTGACCTATCTCTTGAACAAGTTCCCAGAATTCGAGACCAGTCCCGCGGGCACCTCGAGGATCGCCGGCCAGATCGCCTTTGCACATGCAGCGCTGGGTAATCGACCGGCGGCGAAGAAATGGGCCAGACTGGCAATCGGTGGTGACCGACGTCAATTGCGCGCCTACGCTGCCTACGCGGTGGCGGCGCGTCTGGCTCCGGCGGGCCTGATGGTTCGACTCGTCAACCTTCGCGGCCGCGGACTGTAAGCAACCCGGAACATCAGAGAGGGTTCTGCCATATGCCGCTTCTCAGCGTCCTATTGCCAGTAAAGAACGGCGACCAGACCATTGAAGGCGCCGTACGTTCCACGTTGCGCGGGATGCCCAAAGATTCGGAACTGGTCGTATTCAATGATGGCAGTACCGATAGAACTGTCAGCAAATTGGCTACCATCGTCGATTCCCGGCTCCGGATAGATAGTTCCGACGAATCTCGGGGCGTGGCTATGGGGTTGAATCATTTGCTGGAAATCACCGACAGTAAATATGTGGCCAGAATGGACGCTGACGACTACAGCCTGCCGTGGCGGTTCATCCAACAGCTCCACGCCTTGCGCTCTGGAACCGATGTGGTCTTTACCCACCGAGTTGACTGGCGACCCGAGCGAAAGCGTGTCACACCGACGGCCCCGCTCGCGATCAGCGACCGCGCTTTCCCGTACTACCTGATGTTGTCGAATCCGGTTGCTCATTCGACAATGGCCGCGTTGCGGCAAACGGTGGTCTCGGTGGGTGGCTACCGAAACGTACCCAGCGAAGACTACGATTTGTGGCTCCGCCTTGCCGCAGCCCGCGCGGACCTGCGAAGGCTTGCGTTGTGGGGTTTGGCCTATCGACTGCACCCGAGCCAGATCACCGCGTCGACCGAGTGGCGCCACAGGTCCTGGTCGGATCCCCTTATCGCAGAGGCTTTCTCGTTGCTCTCTGTACAAAGATTGGGGGAGCCCTCTCGCCGGTTGGTCGCTATCGGTGCGGACCAGGCGACACCACAGGCGGACCTGCTGCGCGAACTGGGGGAGTTCGGACGCCGATTCAAGGCGGCAATCCACCATCTTGAGCGTCCCGAACGCTACCTGGTGAAACGAAAACTTGCGCAAAGAATCACAGACGTTACGACGGCAGTAATGAATCGGGCTGCAGTTTTGTGAGCTGGTTGGCGCTCGCGATGCGGGGGCGGATGAGTACGCCAGCGCAGATCATGACAATGCAGAGCCCTGTTCCGATGATGCCGTAGAAGACTATTTCCACCAGCGAAACGACGATGGCGGTGTTCATTGCCAACCCAATTCCGCTGTGATGCCTGCGGGTTCTGACTACGGCCCAGATTAACGCCCCTACAAAAAACGCAGCGGCCGGAAATCCGTGGGAGAACAGGACCATCCACAATTGTCCCTGCGTCCCTGCCGAAGGGATGCCGGCGGATACGGACGGCCGGGGCGCTCCGTAGCCGAAGATCGGGGACTCCAGCGACCGTGCCAAAGTTTCGCCGTACAGGCTGGCTCGATCGGCGGTGGTACTGCTGGTATCCAACCGTTGCGTCAGTCTCTCGGAAATTGGGAGCACTAGGAAGGCCAGACCGACGAGAACTCCCAGCCCTAGCAGCCCGGAGATGACCCGAAATCTCCCCACGGCAACCGAGCGGATCGCAATGTAGAGCGCCGCGACCCCTAGTCCGACAAACATGCCGCGGTTCAGGGTGAGGAAAGCTGGCACCAAAGAAAGCGGGAGTGCCGCGAGCAGCCACCAGAATTTCCACGTACCCCGGACCGCAAACATGTACGCAATGACTATGGGCGTCAGAATCGAGTAGGCGTTCCCCCATGCGTTCGTGTACAGGAAAGGGGCGCTGGGTCGGGGGTCGAACATGAAATATGACTCGGGGTTGAACTGCGTGACGCGTCTGAAGGCCATTTCTCGCACGAGGTCGTTGGTCAGCAATGATTGCGGCAAAATGAATGCCAGGGGAGTCTTGAAAGACAACAGTGGCGCGAACACACCCAGGTATCCGCCCGCGGTGATAACCAGCCAAAAGCTGGTTAAGACACCTGCTGCGTACTGAACTGTCACAGCAGCGCGAGCGTTGTAGACATAGATAAAAACCACGGTGGCCGCCAGATACAGCGCCGCACGATAGACGAACCCGATCAGCCGGGGAAAGCTGTCGATTTCGATGACAGAGGCGACCATGCAGATGATGAACAGCAGCCAGATTCCGAGTCCTCGAGGCACCCGGACGGAGCGGCCGCGGAGCAAATAAAAGCTCATCAGGATCGCCGTCACCGGCCAGATCATGTCGCCAAGGCCGAGAACCCACCACAGTGGATAGCCGGCGAGGGGCAATGCGAGCGGCCAAGTGGGAAAGACACGCGGGTGGGACGGTGAATCGAGGAAACTTGTGCCGCCCAGGTTTTCACTGCCCACGACTGTGCGTGCCAGCGGGCCAGTGGTGGTGTGGGGTTTCACGTCATCAGTTTGTACCTCTTCTGGCGCGCTGGCGAATCTGTTGCCCGTTACCCCGCGGACGTAAAAGCGATGGGGCGGGCGACAGAATACGGAGGAGTACAGAACGCGCCCCACAGCTTCTGAGGATGACCAGACAGCGCGTCTTAATGAGGGACAATGGAGGACGACGCGAAGCTGGGCGAGTAAGGCTGACGGCGTTCGATATCAGGGAGCAGGGTGATATGGGCCAGCAGGATGAACGCAACGAGGTTCGCGTGGGGGAGTATGCCGCCATTTTGTCCTCGCGCTGGCGTGTGCTGGCAGTCCTTTTTGTGGCGGGCATCGTCGTTGCTCTCGGCTATCTCGTCTTTACCCCCAGCGCTGTCACTGCATCTACGCAAGTCAACGTCTTCGTGATCTCAACGGATCCGTTTAATCCATCGAAGTCCGCTTCGGGGTTGCTCGACGGTGCGACAGAGGAGCAAATCGCAACCTCTTATGTCGTGAGTTCGCTTGCGGTGCAACAGATGTCTACTAGCCGGTCTATTGGTGAGGTCCGTGACCACCTAGAGGTGACAACAGTTCCCGCCGCCACGGTGCTGCAATTCAACTACACCGATTCCACTGCTGAGCAGGCGCGCTCAGGCGCGGATGCACTGGCAGCTGCGTATCTCAACTTTCGAGCCACCGAGGCGCAGGGGCGCGTCAACACTACGGTGGACGCCATCGACAAGCGGGTGGCCGAGCTTCGCAAGTCTCTGACCGAAACCAACACTCGCGCCGGTTTTGCCGCGCCCAACAGCACGAGGGCCAACCAGGCAGCGAGCGACCGTGAGCTTGCCACCAGTGAAATCAACAGTCTGCTCACCCAGAAAAGCACCCTCGAGCGGATAGACACCACTGGTGGTTCCGTCCTCTCGCTTGCAGCCGAGAACGCCGTAGTGAGCGCCCCGAACGCAGCTACCGTCCTAGCGACCGGGGGCATAGCAGGGTTAATTTTAGGTGTAATCCTGGCGTTTGTGGTCAATGCTGTTGACCGGCGACTGCGCAGCCGGCGAGATGTCGAACGCGCTACCAGGAGGCCGATACTGGCAGAATTAACGTTGCAAGAGGGCACATTGCCCGCCTTTGGTGCTGATCACGAGGCTTTACGCCTTGCTCGCGAGCGCATCATTTCCACGATGCCGAACAGCGTCGGCGTGATCGTCTTGTTCGAGGCCACCGGCGCGAAACTCTCGGACGTAGGTTTGAACCTTGCACTGGTCCTGTCGCAGGGAGGGCGCGAGGTTGACCTCATTATCCCAGCGGCGGCGACCAACTCGATCGACCGGATCATTGTCGCGCTCGACCTGATGCCTGCCGAGGGCGGGCAAGGCCGCCTGTTCCGGTCCGACAAGGCCCCCTCGCTCAACTTGTTATTTTCGGCTGCGGGTACCGACTTTTCCGACGCGGATCACATCTTGACGGATGAGGTCAAAGGCCGCATTGCGCGCAACCGCGCTGACCGCTTGATGGTCTTGGTGCTGCCCTTCGACACCGAACACGCGACTCGCATTGCCACGCAGCGTCTGTGCGACGCCTTGGTGGTGGTGATCGAGAAAGAAGCCGCGACATCGACGTCAATTTCTGATCTGGTAACGGAGTGTGAGCAGGCGGGGGTAGTGGTGCTCGGCTCGCTGATCGTTCCGCGGGGGCGTATTTGCAACTCGGTTGCGCCGAGCCACGCCGCTATTCGAGCCTCGAACTTGGCGCGTTCGGTGGCCCATTATCGGTCCGAGGCCGTCGCGCAGGCGCTGTTGGAAAATCACCACGACACCAGTCCCGAGGACACCGATATGTCTTCAGGCAGAGCAGCGGTCAACCATGGCTCTTTTGGCGACCGCGCCTTGGGCGACCGACCCCGTGACCATGATGACTTTGATTACCAAGCATTCGACGACAGCTCTTTCGGGGGAGAGGTGGCCCATCACCCGCCCGCTGAAGCCGCGACACCGGACCCCAGAGCAGACGAGACTGAAGACCACAGACCCGTCATGGCGGCATCAGCTGGCGCATCTGAAGCGGGTGATGCTGAAGCGAGTGATGCTGAAGCGGTTGATGCTGAAGCGGGTGATGCTGAAGCTGGGGATGCCGAAGCGGGTGATGCTGAAGCGGGTGATGCTGAAGCGGGTGATGCTGACCCGCAGCCAGAGGCCATCCGGAGGCCATCGAACGGACCCACCCCCACAACGTCGAATACCCGACGAGTATCCGGTCGTAGCCCGGCTGGCGGTAGGTCACCCCGGAAGCGCCGCTGATGCACGAGAAGAATAAATCTGTTGAAGTAGTCGGAGTCCGAGTGGACAACTTCACCATGGATCAACTAGTCGACCAGCTGTTGGATTGGACAACGCTGCCGGGTCTCCATATTGCTGTGGGCGTCAACGCGCACGTGTGTAACCTAGCCGCAAAGGATCAAGCCTTTAGGGACCTTGTCCAGGCCTCAGATCTCAATTACGCAGATGGGCAATCGGTGGTGTGGGCAGGTCGCTTGTTGGGCGGCGATGTTGGCGAAAGAATCGCTACCACTGATCTCGTATTTCCGTTAGTCCAACAATGCGCCGCACACAGCAAACGTATTTTTCTTTTCGGCGGCAAGCCGGGGGTAGCAGAACTAGCTGCAGCACGATTGCAAAAATTTGCCCCCGGCCTTCAATGCAGCACTTCGGATGGCTACGTCAGTAAAGAAAACATGCCAGCCCTGATCGACAAGATCAATAATTTCGGCACCGACGTTTTGTTGGTGGGTCTCGGAGACCCGTTGCAGCAGGAGTGGGTTGCCAACTCCCGTGGCCAGCTGTTGGTTCCGGTTGCGCTTACCTGCGGCGGCCTTTTTGATTGGACCAGCGGCCACAATAAGCGCGCGCCCCGATGGATGATTGCGGCAGGTTTGGAGTGGCTCTGGCGGCTCGCACTCGAGCCCCGACGATTAGCAAAGCGCTATGTGGTGGGCAATCCCGCCTTCGTCTTCAGGTTGGTCAAACAAATACTGTCGAAAAAGTTCCAGGACTGATATCTCGCTGTTGCCGGTTCTTAGCAATCAGCGTTATCTGGGAACGTGTGCTCGCTGAGAATCCATTTGTTGTCAATGAACTTCATAACGTAGATGTTGAGGCTCCGTGCGGGGGTTCCAGCGTTATCCAGCGGAAGATCCGAGTCGTCAAAAATGCGAACAGAGGACGAATCCAAGCACACCTGAATCTTCATGCTGGGGGGATCCGCATTCAGTGCGACATCCGAGATAGCCAATGACGCGATAGTAGGAACACCCTCCTGACGCCAGCCGTTATTGGCGAATTCAGCAGCATTTGCTTGGAGTTCGCCCAGCAAAGCGCCAGTCGCTATGGTGCTCAGCGAAGCAGTGTCGCCAGTGCCGTTGACCAAGTCGACCGCACTGCCCAGCACGTCGCCGACCATCGCCGACGCCTGGGGAGTGTCGGGGGGTTGGAAACATTCGGTGGCGCCGCCACTGTGGTCGATTCGCTCGACGCTGGATTGGCTGGGGCTGCCGACGCTTCGACTGCTGGTGACCCTTCGACGGACGTCACGGAGGCGGGGGCTGACGCCGATCCGCCGCCGATCTCGGTGGGAATGGATTCGACTGTAGTGAGAGCGGAATTGGTCGCCAGCGAACTTGCTGCCTCGGTCGGCGCAGTGGTATCTGATGACGTCGCGGAATAGGTCACGACCGTGGGGGTGCTATCTGCGGAATCACTTTTTTTGTTACTGACCACGATCACCACCACTACTGCAGCGACAACCACCAGTGCGGCGGAAGCGGCAATAGCAATGGTCTTTGAAGTGGAGCGGCCAGGAGCTCGATGGGAGGCTCTGGTCTGCTCCTCAGCCTTTTCTGGAATCTCAGGATTGACCGCTGCATCCAAGGGCGGATTTTCCTCGTCATAGTCCATCGTGATGCTCCGTACCGTTGGTGTATCGCAGGGGGATTACGGCACTACTATCCCAGAAAACTAATTTTTACTTCCTCGCCGCAGCCTGCCGGGCGAGGCGAGGCGAGGAAGAGCCATGTCGAAGAC includes:
- a CDS encoding WecB/TagA/CpsF family glycosyltransferase, with protein sequence MHEKNKSVEVVGVRVDNFTMDQLVDQLLDWTTLPGLHIAVGVNAHVCNLAAKDQAFRDLVQASDLNYADGQSVVWAGRLLGGDVGERIATTDLVFPLVQQCAAHSKRIFLFGGKPGVAELAAARLQKFAPGLQCSTSDGYVSKENMPALIDKINNFGTDVLLVGLGDPLQQEWVANSRGQLLVPVALTCGGLFDWTSGHNKRAPRWMIAAGLEWLWRLALEPRRLAKRYVVGNPAFVFRLVKQILSKKFQD
- a CDS encoding glycoside hydrolase family 16 protein, which encodes MAETPDIQQSAPTQGTNEQVAEYCLRPVADLLPAGSQWSWQFDKDAPPSTWSAQGFDDSAWSVGPAPLGFVAKGIATDVSAKTTRPGPRVAYFRSKFEAPKLPQGASIVVNTVADDGLILYVNGQEIGRSNVISGPDSHDLFASSSFFGPVTYTIPASLLRVGTNDISASVHLNFRATRAISFDARVQILTPDFSTPPQSEACPIAATELLAAGSTWSWQFKTSAPGGNWAGVGFDDSAWSTGPAPLGFAAKGVVSNIAPKGVRPGPRVAYFRSDFTAPALSGTESVVVNTVADDGVVMYVNGVEVGRSNVIAGPDSNMLFASTSYKGPVSFDIPVALIHEGQNTISASVHLNYRATRAVAFDAEIEMLTPAAAPPAAPTSPTPESVAPSPEASASTEPPTTAPATTTQINETPTSSAATALTSESPLSEAVPQTGAQTTGAQTTGAQTTGAQTTGAQPPVSAVPAAPAASATSPETIQVSGASSAAPSTTISLVPATSSTLGAPPPADPAVLANWGAPVFRDEFNATTVDSTKWRVRDKTRLAYDQAIISASQVKVANGNLSIATQWLANPVLGTERPRYFNTGYIDTIGLFSQRYGRWEMRAKLPLVTGASRGIWPAFWLRDSRGLGEIDIMEAIGAPHDQMGSQPEGTFSSTVHQSTNHEAGTVRVSTLNKKLPTVIGGYHTWALEWDPAGMRFYYDGALVWAPTTKDNPWFNTAFTDAGVNIRIDTQVGFWWMGYADPLHKEWTTDASYDIDYVRVWKYNP
- a CDS encoding glycosyltransferase family 2 protein, which produces MTAPVNPPLVSVIIATRGRPELLRVAVRAILAQDYEGPIELIVVYDNIEIDRLGDIEVPARRSLTTISNARTQGLAGGRNTGIEAAHGEYVAFCDDDDHWLAPKLSRQMAIWESDPHAALVGSGIRIHTEKGEHVRLPPRRVMFADLLKSRITELHPSGFLMRRSGLVSGYGLVDEELPASYGEDYDLLLRAARTGPVLSVTEPLVIVNWNRPSFFSGKWEGIAAGLTYLLNKFPEFETSPAGTSRIAGQIAFAHAALGNRPAAKKWARLAIGGDRRQLRAYAAYAVAARLAPAGLMVRLVNLRGRGL
- a CDS encoding glycosyltransferase family 2 protein; its protein translation is MPLLSVLLPVKNGDQTIEGAVRSTLRGMPKDSELVVFNDGSTDRTVSKLATIVDSRLRIDSSDESRGVAMGLNHLLEITDSKYVARMDADDYSLPWRFIQQLHALRSGTDVVFTHRVDWRPERKRVTPTAPLAISDRAFPYYLMLSNPVAHSTMAALRQTVVSVGGYRNVPSEDYDLWLRLAAARADLRRLALWGLAYRLHPSQITASTEWRHRSWSDPLIAEAFSLLSVQRLGEPSRRLVAIGADQATPQADLLRELGEFGRRFKAAIHHLERPERYLVKRKLAQRITDVTTAVMNRAAVL
- a CDS encoding CDP-alcohol phosphatidyltransferase family protein; translated protein: MRVRVMVGTAADSADKLSYSAAVRQLAHAQKPGLGVPAYTRWVNRRMAKYVAALAYRWGLTPNMVSVISAAISAVGITVLVLIRPTWWSGVAAAVLFAFGYLLDSADGQVARLTGRSGPAGEWVDHVVDAIRIPAIHLAVMVGIFRSAGLPDWTLVLPILYCLQAVGLFMSQILAEQLSKFHGLAVTAPGTGRRQSFVLIPTDTGTFCWLFVAWGNPQLFLWLYAAMLVVNSAHAAISMRRKYKKLLQIGSPTAG
- a CDS encoding O-antigen ligase family protein yields the protein MKPHTTTGPLARTVVGSENLGGTSFLDSPSHPRVFPTWPLALPLAGYPLWWVLGLGDMIWPVTAILMSFYLLRGRSVRVPRGLGIWLLFIICMVASVIEIDSFPRLIGFVYRAALYLAATVVFIYVYNARAAVTVQYAAGVLTSFWLVITAGGYLGVFAPLLSFKTPLAFILPQSLLTNDLVREMAFRRVTQFNPESYFMFDPRPSAPFLYTNAWGNAYSILTPIVIAYMFAVRGTWKFWWLLAALPLSLVPAFLTLNRGMFVGLGVAALYIAIRSVAVGRFRVISGLLGLGVLVGLAFLVLPISERLTQRLDTSSTTADRASLYGETLARSLESPIFGYGAPRPSVSAGIPSAGTQGQLWMVLFSHGFPAAAFFVGALIWAVVRTRRHHSGIGLAMNTAIVVSLVEIVFYGIIGTGLCIVMICAGVLIRPRIASANQLTKLQPDSLLPS